A genomic segment from Acyrthosiphon pisum isolate AL4f chromosome A3, pea_aphid_22Mar2018_4r6ur, whole genome shotgun sequence encodes:
- the LOC100168101 gene encoding sialin isoform X1 yields the protein MLETKITIMESKNRRPSESRSIIDSACSKRYVIAIMGFIGIANAYAMRSVLSVAITEMVEDIHRTAIDPNGCPGPLKTANTTNPNAEFDWSETLQGHILGAFYYGYVFAQIPGGILAQKYGGKHVFGVGIFLTAVLTLLTPIAARIGPAYMIGVRVLEGVGEGPTIPAMNALLAQWVPIGERSRIGSFVFAGNMIGTIVAQSSAGYLLKITDDNWPLVFYVCGVVGLIWYVFWNLLVYSSPNEHPTITDYELAYLERNLKGVNKNKNTLKSTPWMSMLSSGPMWGLMIGQIAHDWALFMINADLPKYMKSVMKFSIAETGVWSSMPHVLMWVFAILTGWLSDYLISNGKLGILQQRRLFSTIACIGPMLGTLAASYAGCDKIKVVVLFTIGMATMGFFYSSMKVNVMDLSPNYAGPAMAMVNGVGAVAGIVSPPLIGYLIPNNTLLEWRNVFWISGGVVIVANSIYLVLASASIQWWNDPVPTSETDDGDTDL from the exons aaacTAAAATCACTATCATGGAATCAAAAAATAGGAGGCCTTCAGAGTCGAGGTCGATTATAGACA gtgcTTGTTCAAAGCGTTATGTAATAGCTATCATGGGATTCATAGGCATTGCTAATGCATATGCTATGCGATCAGTACTGAGTGTAGCTATTACTGAAATGGTAGAAGACATTCATAGAACAGCTATAGATCCTAATGGGTGCCCAGGACCATTAAAAACAGCAAACACCACGAATCCT AATGCTGAATTTGATTGGTCTGAAACACTTCAGGGGCATATCCTTGGTGCTTTCTACTATGGATATGTATTTGCTCAGATACCAGGTGGTATTTTGGCACAGAAATATGGTGGAAAACATGTGTTTGGTGTCGGTATTTTCCTGACCGCTGTTCTTACACTATTGACGCCAATTGCTGCCAGGATCGGTCCCGCGTACATGATCGGTGTTAGAGTACTTGAAGGCGTTGGTGAA GGCCCAACGATTCCAGCAATGAATGCTTTATTGGCTCAATGGGTTCCTATCGGTGAACGATCACGTATTGGGTCATTTGTATTTGCAG GAAATATGATTGGCACGATTGTGGCTCAAAGTTCCGCTGGGTATTTGCTTAAGATTACCGATGACAATTGGCCGTTGGTGTTTTATGTCTGTGGCGTTGTAGGGTTGATTTGGTATGTCTTCTGGAATCTGTTGGTATATAGTTCACCGAACGAACACCCCACAATAACGGATTACGAACTTGCATATTTAGAACGTAATCTGAAaggagtaaataaaaataag AATACATTAAAATCTACACCATGGATGTCAATGTTGTCTTCAGGTCCTATGTGGGGCTTAATGATAGGTCAAATCGCTCACGACTGGGCTCTATTCATGATAAATGCTGATTTGCCGAAGTACATGAAGAGTGTCATGAAATTTTCTATTGCAGAA actGGTGTATGGAGTTCAATGCCGCATGTATTGATGTGGGTTTTTGCCATATTAACAGGATGGTTAAGTGACTATTTGATATCCAATGGAAAATTAGGAATATTACAACAGAGAAGATTATTCTCGACcatcg CTTGTATTGGACCTATGTTGGGGACATTAGCAGCATCGTATGCCGGTTGTGACAAGATAAAAGTAGTCGTTCTTTTCACCATTGGTATGGCCACTATGGGTTTCTTTTATTCAAGCATGAAAGTTAATGTAATGGATTTGAGTCCAAATTATGCTGGTCCTGCAATGGCCATGGTAAACGGAGTTGGAGCTGTCGCTGGGATCGTTTCACCTCCCCTCATCGGATATCTCATACCaaat aaTACTCTATTGGAATGGCGTAATGTGTTCTGGATTAGTGGTGGTGTAGTCATCGTAGCGAACTCGATATATTTGGTATTGGCCTCGGCATCCATACAGTGGTGGAATGATCCGGTGCCGACTTCCGAGACTGATGATGGTG ATACTGATTTGTAA
- the LOC100168101 gene encoding sialin isoform X2: protein MESKNRRPSESRSIIDSACSKRYVIAIMGFIGIANAYAMRSVLSVAITEMVEDIHRTAIDPNGCPGPLKTANTTNPNAEFDWSETLQGHILGAFYYGYVFAQIPGGILAQKYGGKHVFGVGIFLTAVLTLLTPIAARIGPAYMIGVRVLEGVGEGPTIPAMNALLAQWVPIGERSRIGSFVFAGNMIGTIVAQSSAGYLLKITDDNWPLVFYVCGVVGLIWYVFWNLLVYSSPNEHPTITDYELAYLERNLKGVNKNKNTLKSTPWMSMLSSGPMWGLMIGQIAHDWALFMINADLPKYMKSVMKFSIAETGVWSSMPHVLMWVFAILTGWLSDYLISNGKLGILQQRRLFSTIACIGPMLGTLAASYAGCDKIKVVVLFTIGMATMGFFYSSMKVNVMDLSPNYAGPAMAMVNGVGAVAGIVSPPLIGYLIPNNTLLEWRNVFWISGGVVIVANSIYLVLASASIQWWNDPVPTSETDDGDTDL, encoded by the exons ATGGAATCAAAAAATAGGAGGCCTTCAGAGTCGAGGTCGATTATAGACA gtgcTTGTTCAAAGCGTTATGTAATAGCTATCATGGGATTCATAGGCATTGCTAATGCATATGCTATGCGATCAGTACTGAGTGTAGCTATTACTGAAATGGTAGAAGACATTCATAGAACAGCTATAGATCCTAATGGGTGCCCAGGACCATTAAAAACAGCAAACACCACGAATCCT AATGCTGAATTTGATTGGTCTGAAACACTTCAGGGGCATATCCTTGGTGCTTTCTACTATGGATATGTATTTGCTCAGATACCAGGTGGTATTTTGGCACAGAAATATGGTGGAAAACATGTGTTTGGTGTCGGTATTTTCCTGACCGCTGTTCTTACACTATTGACGCCAATTGCTGCCAGGATCGGTCCCGCGTACATGATCGGTGTTAGAGTACTTGAAGGCGTTGGTGAA GGCCCAACGATTCCAGCAATGAATGCTTTATTGGCTCAATGGGTTCCTATCGGTGAACGATCACGTATTGGGTCATTTGTATTTGCAG GAAATATGATTGGCACGATTGTGGCTCAAAGTTCCGCTGGGTATTTGCTTAAGATTACCGATGACAATTGGCCGTTGGTGTTTTATGTCTGTGGCGTTGTAGGGTTGATTTGGTATGTCTTCTGGAATCTGTTGGTATATAGTTCACCGAACGAACACCCCACAATAACGGATTACGAACTTGCATATTTAGAACGTAATCTGAAaggagtaaataaaaataag AATACATTAAAATCTACACCATGGATGTCAATGTTGTCTTCAGGTCCTATGTGGGGCTTAATGATAGGTCAAATCGCTCACGACTGGGCTCTATTCATGATAAATGCTGATTTGCCGAAGTACATGAAGAGTGTCATGAAATTTTCTATTGCAGAA actGGTGTATGGAGTTCAATGCCGCATGTATTGATGTGGGTTTTTGCCATATTAACAGGATGGTTAAGTGACTATTTGATATCCAATGGAAAATTAGGAATATTACAACAGAGAAGATTATTCTCGACcatcg CTTGTATTGGACCTATGTTGGGGACATTAGCAGCATCGTATGCCGGTTGTGACAAGATAAAAGTAGTCGTTCTTTTCACCATTGGTATGGCCACTATGGGTTTCTTTTATTCAAGCATGAAAGTTAATGTAATGGATTTGAGTCCAAATTATGCTGGTCCTGCAATGGCCATGGTAAACGGAGTTGGAGCTGTCGCTGGGATCGTTTCACCTCCCCTCATCGGATATCTCATACCaaat aaTACTCTATTGGAATGGCGTAATGTGTTCTGGATTAGTGGTGGTGTAGTCATCGTAGCGAACTCGATATATTTGGTATTGGCCTCGGCATCCATACAGTGGTGGAATGATCCGGTGCCGACTTCCGAGACTGATGATGGTG ATACTGATTTGTAA